cctaattacctccccctaccaaaaaaacaaaaaacaaacaaaaatactttattgctaaaaattgctaaccatcatctgagctttcagtgagtcataatctttttgcaatagtaacatcaaagatcacagatcactataagaaatataataataataaagttggaaaaattgtaaaaattatcaaaatgtaACCAGAAACATGAaggagcaaatgctgttggaaaaatggtgcagatagacttgcttgacacagggttggtacaaattttcagtttgCAACAAACCCAGTATCTGTGAAGCccaataaagtgaagcacagtaAAACATGGTCTGTCTTACCTAGAATTATCATGGACTCCACAGCAACTGAGGAGAAAGGAATCAAGGTGCCTCTTGACATTTGAACAGGATGTGGATAGAATCTGGAAGAACTTTCTCAGCAAGAACATGACTAAAAACATGAAGATTGCATGGACAGAGTACCATAAGGGTTGTCAGACTTAAAGTAGAAGATGTGTGtttctggagaaacatttacaataGGTTTGATGAAATGTCCTTAAACTGGTTGTCACTGAAAGtatggcttaaaagaaacactTCTAGTTTCAGTAGAACTATCTTAATCCTGAAAGGAGTACATTCTTCAGCAAATTCCATGAAAGCTtgttttaaaagacttttaagtCAATCCCTTTGTATAAGGTAAGGCAATATTCCTCAAAGTGTGCTAGGTTAGTGGTTTTTACATACAAGTGGTGTTCTCTACTCAAAATTTGGAAATTCTATTagtgttaaacttttttttttaagctatgagTTTACAGAGCCtttaataaacatatattatGTAGTATACATACTACATAATATACTTAAATTAATATACTTCTATTAAAATTGTGAATCTCCAGAAGTAAATTTATCTGACCTCAGAGCTGAGAATcctgaggtttttgtttgttttctgttttttattttttagaaccaAAAAAGATTGGGGTTTCTTGGGATAAACTTTAGAAAATGCCGATGTAAAGCATCCACAtacacatttgaaagaaaatgttaattGAGAATTAAAAAGTCTAGCTGAGgagtagaaataataaaaatgtcaagTCCAAGACCATTATTAACCAGGCTGCCTTGTCTTTCCTTGCCTTGTTAGTGgctaggaaacaaagaaaaggggaaatgCGGCCAACcgtaatttttttcccaagcatTTGACACACTGTATGCTAAATAAACTTTTTTGAGTGTGAATTTTCTCCAAAGCTCAATTCTATCATAAACACATGATAAAAGTCAAGgccaaaagattaaaataaaaatcaaggaagaaaattttattaactttcaacaaagcattttaaaatattattccttCTTTTGCCACAATCTCAGAATGTTAAGAATGTTATAGATGGCCTTCAAGGAAATACTTTCAAGGACAGTTTTAAAAGATCCCTTTAGAAACTTAGTATGTCCCCATTTCTATAGCTGATGGCTTACCAACAGCACCAGTTCATCAGGGTGGGGATGTACCACATAGCTGACCATGTCTGGTGGTAGAAAGAAGCATAGCCCACTGAGAAAAGTCCACCTGAAGAAAAGTCTTGGTGAAGTCATTTGCTCCTAAAAAAGTGTCAGTCAACTCCCTTTTCTGGAGTTAATAATGGAAACCAAACAGAAAACATTTGGTTCAATGCCTCATCAAAGTGAATTCTACACAACTGTCTGTACAACTCCATCCAGCTGTCTGTACCCGTGAGGAGGAAATTCCACGTGGGTTGGGGAGAGTGAGAAAGAGATGCAGGATGACACATGAACTGAGAGGAAGGTCCTACATCCACACTTTGAGGATGGCACTGTCTGTAGATCAAATAAAGCCAGTCAGCACTTAACCAGGTGGCTATGAGGCTGTGGTGGCTGTTTAAGAACTCTGGCCTACCTAGAATAGTGTTTTCAGTTCCCTTTATAAGTAAGTGAAGACTATTGGCAAATCTTTCTGGGTCTgtttaaaaggaacaaaaagtttcttttcaaagacTAAAATTCAGCATAGAAAGTAAAGCACCGTCCTGTTCTTATATAGTTTGGAGGTCCTGGTCTCACGTACATTCTTGGTAATAAGATATTAAAGGTCATATTTCAATGAAAGTGAGAAATCTAATAATTGTACAGCACTAAAAATCTTGTCTTAAAATTTCCTGTTGGGATTCATTAAGTGAATCTGACAGTGTTAATACATAGGCCATTTATTATCAAAGGAGAAATGTTATCCAAAGTAAGCAATTTGTAATActgtatgaaaatattttatatacagataTACTGTCAAAATTAAATACACAGTCCATTAATTAAAAGGCTAACATATAttattctcttaaaaatatacttCCCAAATTGCTAACTCATTTAGAcaaattttattacatataaatgACAAGAGTGACTCAGTACTATGGTCTAGCATCCTTAGAACAGATGACTATTTTgtgaaattattctttattttcatttaaaaacatttgctgaatCATTTATTAAAGGCACTCTGTTACACATTCATACTTAATTACATCTCCTGATATCTTCTTGATAAAGGAGTATCTTGGGCCCTTTATGCTTATTGCTTCTTTAAGGTATATGAGTCTTGTTCTCATGGGCTTATCCATATCTCACTGTTAGTGAAACGTTTCCAGCACAGAAGACAACAATTTCCACTCTCGTTGCAATATACTGATGCATAGTGGGCCATAAAATTATTTTGGTCATAATgcaatgttattttttaattcttgtaACCTTTATATACTTCACAGAATTTATATGTCTTCTGGAAATTTTAAACAGGTTTAAAAAGTATTAACGCAACTAATATCTTACATGGATTGCCTTACCTAAGCCAGCTCAGAATCAATACCGATTGATTAATACCGATGTCTGCATATATGTGAAATAGTTTGTTGATTGCAACATTCAGGTTCCTTTGTTTATGTCCATCTTCTAGTACTACAGTAAGGATTTCTCAATTGCTGTAATCCATTTTTACCAGGATGCATTCAGTAACTTCCACGAGGCATTCTACCCTGGAAAATTGCATGAGCAGAGAGATCCTTGGAGTATACAACTTAAGCTCTTAAGTTTTTATATTGCCACTCCATATTTTTCAGTGTTCTTTAGCACCCCTCAAAATTTTATTCCAACAAGTTTTTATCTTTTGTAGTAGTATCTTTAGGAAACACAGGTCATTCagttttttctgttcctttacagatttattttcttcctaaagaaatacataaaaaagtttttaagttcacatttttataaaaagacacattttaaaatattcaatctTTCTATCATGCTAGGTTATACCAAAATTTTGGTTTAATTAAAAAGGAGAAGCCTCCATGATATTTTTTTCAACTATTATTTCTAACTATAATTGTGATCACTGATGTGTAGGAAATTCAAGGTTGTTGTGGTGTAAGATCTAGGGTTAAAGAGCTGTCAGGTGGCTGCCATTTTCACCACTGCAGCAGTGGACATAAGAATGCTgtttaaacatttgtgaggaAGGTTTGTTTATTACTCAactgagattttttaaatggaaaaaaatgtatttttgtggaagaaataattctgaaaatatttggTTTCTTTTGGCAAAGATTAATAAGAATCTGCCTGATTGAGCTTGTGCACTCGTCTTCACTAGAGTATTATAGAAGCCTGCTTCATAAGCTAGTTTTCAGCCCctgatgaaaattttaaaaagggttaCCTGTACCATATTTACAAAAAGTGGAGAAACAGACACCTCGCATGGAATAGACTTATAAGAGCAGCTGTGCCGAAACTGTTATATTCCTCTGAGTCCCTGGGAAGGGGATGAGTACTGGATAGAGTAATTACTTCATTTAGATAACAACCAATTATTGGGTGTTTTCCAGGTCAGCTACTGTGTTCAGTGCTTTATATACACtatttcattttatctccttAATAACTATGAAATTGATGATCTCATCTTTCCCATTTGAGGAAGCTGATGCTTCAAAGAGGATAAATCAGCTACCACAGTCACATGTCAAGTAAATATAATGACTGGGTCTTGGGCTTGTTTGTCCTATTTTTAGTTTAGTCACAAATTCAGATCTCTTACTTATATATTTAGTAACACTAACACATACCCTTTAAATGATGTATTTCAAAGATTAAAGATTGCAAAGATATATACGAAGGAGGAGagtttctcatattctttttaatgaggGTCCCaggacatcttttaaaaatacaaattgaagTTTATGTGACTAACAAGTTTGAAATACATAGATGTGAAAATGTCATGACTTCTCAAAGACCAAGAATGAACAttcattaaaaagagaaagaaccatGATTTTGCCTCTGTAACCCTGGGAACAAAGATGTTATCTCCTTTTTCTAAACTTTCTTCCCGAATTCCCTCAGTCAGAGGTCCTCAATGTAATATTATATTGCTCATGTATTCATTTCAACTCTTCCACTTCAGGTGGAATTCCTAGTTTCCTGAGTCCCAGGGTGTGCAAACTCACCCCACTTCTCTAAGACAAATAAGGAATTTCCATGCTCCCATATATATAGATCAAGTAACAATGCTAATGGGAATGTGAATGGAGAATCTATCATTCTCATGAACCAGGTATGTTCATTTTTCCAAGTCTCATTCTAGTTAATACATCATTTTAATGTTCAATCAGATTTAATTAAGTATTCTGACtttcattcttaaatattttctatattgcTATATAATTTAGTGTAATACCCaatagtatatataaatacatataaatataaaatgttcatatcCTGTTATACAGCATGTATAGTACATTCTGTGAATACTAGTAAAGTAGGTGTAAAATgggttctcatttttaatttgtgtttctttattAGAGTGGcttttttcttcatatacttgTCTTCTGGTTTATTTTCTCCTACTTTGTTCATGTCCTTTGCCTATTACCtattagtgttttaattttgtttctttaaaaaaaattgatgctcTGACATTTTCCCTagcttctttaattttaaaatagtgttttctAAAAATGCAGTTTAAAGGGATCCAATTCTTAGGGGTATCCCCCTTCTCCTTTTACCAACATTATAATGAATATTTTCCAAACCAACCGTATAAAAGGAAACAATACAAAGAGAAACATAAGGAATTAATTTGAGTAAAAAtctgataaaaaaagaaaagtacagtcACTCTCACCAAATTCTTAGTGGGTTGGGCTTCACCCAGGGAAGGCGGTTTTCTTCCTTTAACCTTAAGAAAAAAGTCACATGTACAGTATTGATTATTAATCCTTTTTTGCTCCTCCCATTAGTGTAATTGCtaattttcatattattctcAGCTCACCTAATCTGAGAATctactttaaattatttattattagtatGGCAGAATACTAATTTCATTTAGACACAGACTatcagggaaaaggaagaaacaagagaGGCTGGTCTTCTGAATAACCTGGATCTGTAATTTTGCAGGGATGCCCAGCACTGTGTTCAATTGCTGTGAGGTATGAAAAATTAATATAGAAGGGTATACTAACAGAGACAAAACTAGAGTTTTAATCAACATGAAAATAACATTAAGTTGTTAAATCCTGACCATAAATTGTATTAAGCTTTACCCATcagaagcaaaatgaaataaacacagtAAAAAGCTTATAGCATGCCTAGCTCATGAAGAAAACTCAGTGTAGCTGAATGTCTTTAACATCTTGCCTTATCATTTCAAGAAAAAGGTGGATTGTATCAGGTTAATTTTGTAACAGAATTTTGTTTAATCTCAAGATTTaaattatttgtgtattttctttatctataattAGTTGATTTTGGAATATGGTGGTCCATGCAAACCTCAAAACATGAGAGAAAGAATTGCAAATATACAGCATATTTATAACTGTTAACCCTTCCTAGGCCAAAAGGTGATATTGCTAGTttgctctgccatcttctcagttaAGCCCTCACTTGAGGCTTATACTCACCATAGTGTTTCCAATAGTCACTACTAAGCAGTCGGATGTGTAAGCAACATGAAAACGAATTTGCTATTCCTGCATTAGATGGTACAGTAGTCCCCTGTTATTTGTGTTTCGTTCCAGGACCCCCCTGGGTACTCCACTGGATACCAAACTCCAGGAatagatgctcaagtcccttatataaaatagcGTAGTATTTGCACATAACCTTCACACATCCTCCTGTCTACTTTAAATCATCGGTAGATGACTTGTAACGCCtcatacaatgtaaatactatgcaAATAGCTGTCAGTGTGGCTCGACAAattgaagttttgctttttggagcttgctgggtttttttaaaaaatgtttttgattcGCAGCTAGTTGAATCTGAGGATGCAGAACCTGTGGACAGCTGACTGTACATCAAATCACTCTAAATAAGGATTAAGAGCTGGTATGCTAGAATATAAAGTCTTCATGAATCTTAAGCTTGGTCTTGAAAGATGCATAGGACAGGACAGATCAGATTTACAGGAAAGAGAACAGCAGAAATTCTATGGAAGGGACTAACATTCATAAGGGGACAAAAACGGAAATAAGCTCAGCAAATCCAAGACACCAAGAGGAGACTGGCTTGCATCAAGCAAGTAACGTAATGATAAATGAAGTGGTCCAACTTATATCATCTTATGGCCTAACATGTATTTTCATCCCCGTCGGTAAGGTCAAAAACAATCTTACCATTTTACCTTCTGTGGGCAAGTACTAGTATTAAAAATTAGGTACTTTGAGATTTGCGGatactggtatatataaaatagataaacaagttttatactctatagcatagggaactatatttgatatcttgtagcttacagtgaaaaagaatatgaaaacaaatatatgtatattcatgtatgactgaaagattgtgctataaaccaaaaactgacacaacattgtaaactgactatactgcaataaaaaaaaaattaacacacacAACCCTTTTCCTatcataaaaaatgttaaaattttcttttaaaaaaatcatgagaaaTCTTTTGGCTTTATGTGGCAGCTgtaaaattcctgaagaaggagtaataataataatagtagtaataataataaaacacttaCTGAAACCTTTTTAGCACTAAGCACTCTATATAAATTATGCTATCTAACCTTTTCAACATcctattatatttttctccattcagtagatgaagaaactgttCTATAGTCTCAAGATAATGTCTTCCAAATTCTATTTTGTTGTTCATATTTCATAACCACTAGTAGAGAAGTAGGGAAAAAATTAGCCTTATACTTACCAAATCACTGaagcaaaaaaattgaaaattgttGGACGTAAATATGCCTGTTTTTTATATACAGAGTATTTGTTAAACACATTTGATTACCTGTTTTATGAATtcttatgtgtacatatatagatTGAAATTATTAAgacatttcagaaataaaaatttaccatTTCTCACCCAACTTATCACACTAGCTGCCTTAAAAGTTATCATGGCAATAAAATAcgctttcatttatttatttatttttaattgatgtataattgatttacagtgttgctgtaatttatttttagtctGCTTTTATAAACAATTTACCCTAGCCAAGAGATAAATAGATACTTTACAAGTTGAGACTTTCCTTTTCTAGAGCTGAGTAGATGTATTTCAGCTTCCTTATAAGCACTTAGATTTCTATGCTCATGGATATGATCATCAGAAATGGTTAAGATCCTATCACAGGAGTCGTTTCAAAGTAAACAGTCCTCAGCTTACCTTGCTGCTGCAGTTCAACAGTTGTAACGTGCCCTGTGAAACTCTTGATAGGTGGAAATTGAAATCCTCACTGTTATTCATTTTAGGAAACTGCTTCAACTTTCGAGCAGCACGATATAAAAATGAAGCTTCCTATTACAGAAAAACATCAGAAGGGCTGTggttcaaataaaatattaagaaatgatAAGCTTTCCTATGGAGCCTAAAGCCAGCACTGTGTTGCTAAAtactgccccacctccaccccacgtTCCTTCTATTCCCCGTAATCACATGACTGACAAGTAACTAGACTGAAACTGCAGCTCCTGGGTGACAGCCTGAAGTGCTTAGAACTTGGTTTAATGATTATCTGACTTTTTTTGTGTGATCTTAACGCTTATGAGTGAACATGTAACAAGTTTATTCAATTTTGAACAAGATAACTAAAGGAAAGTGCTTCTGGAAGCAATGATAATGAAAGGTATGTGTGATTTttcttattgttattattttttgccCCTTTTGATCTATGGGTGAATAACTgtcaataagaaaaacaagtttttcaaatatttaatgtaagacaattttttaaaaagaatgtatggATATACTATTAAATGCCATAACGTTAACTCATCTAttatgagtttttttaaaaggctaCTGAATAGTACACCAGTTTTtgcagaaagaaatgaaacaaacttTCGTTGGAAGCTTTGCAAATTGTAGTATTACATTAAATAGAAGTAGTAGTGTTTTGAAGataagtaaatattaaaagaaaaaaacaaaatgtttacaACTAAGTTACGCCCATTACTTATGTTTGTGTCTGTGCAAGCAATCACTGACAAGCATTTTCCTgcataaaaatttcagaaataagagATATGTGTCTTTGAATTTAGCAGTTCTTCTAGTATTTTCAAGGTGAAAAATGAAATGCTAAAACTGAAAAGGATATTTATCAAATAAGcatttataaaagtataaaagacCATAGTATAACTTAGGAGATCAGTGGGAATTTTCGAGTTAGAACCAAAAAACtatattattaatttaatcaG
This window of the Camelus bactrianus isolate YW-2024 breed Bactrian camel chromosome 29, ASM4877302v1, whole genome shotgun sequence genome carries:
- the IL7 gene encoding interleukin-7 isoform X1, which translates into the protein MFHVSFRYIFGIPPLILVLLPVASSDCDIGGKDGRVYQNVLMISIDDLDSMIDFDSNCLNNESNFFKKHSCGDNKEASFLYRAARKLKQFPKMNNSEDFNFHLSRVSQGTLQLLNCSSKVKGRKPPSLGEAQPTKNLEENKSVKEQKKLNDLCFLKILLQKIKTCWNKILRGAKEH
- the IL7 gene encoding interleukin-7 isoform X3 produces the protein MFHVSFRYIFGIPPLILVLLPVASSDCDIGGKDGRVYQNVLMISIDDLEASFLYRAARKLKQFPKMNNSEDFNFHLSRVSQGTLQLLNCSSKVKGRKPPSLGEAQPTKNLEENKSVKEQKKLNDLCFLKILLQKIKTCWNKILRGAKEH
- the IL7 gene encoding interleukin-7 isoform X4, with product MEDSMIDFDSNCLNNESNFFKKHSCGDNKEASFLYRAARKLKQFPKMNNSEDFNFHLSRVSQGTLQLLNCSSKVKGRKPPSLGEAQPTKNLEENKSVKEQKKLNDLCFLKILLQKIKTCWNKILRGAKEH
- the IL7 gene encoding interleukin-7 isoform X2, which codes for MFHVSFRYIFGIPPLILVLLPVASSDCDIGGKDGRVYQNVLMISIDDLDSMIDFDSNCLNNESNFFKKHSCGDNKEASFLYRAARKLKQFPKMNNSEDFNFHLSRVSQGTLQLLNCSSKEENKSVKEQKKLNDLCFLKILLQKIKTCWNKILRGAKEH